The Camelina sativa cultivar DH55 chromosome 14, Cs, whole genome shotgun sequence genome includes a window with the following:
- the LOC104742409 gene encoding aspartyl protease APCB1-like — MEPNLHDQQQQRVHGVVVITLPPSDDPSQGKTISAFTLTDHDYPPEEDLNPSFQPDPLHRNPQFHLWFSDLSMSSPRLVLSLLGISLIAIALYGSVFSNSVTMFRVSDERNRDDDNSDRETTSFVFPVYHKLRAREFHDRILAEGLGVENGIFVEPMDLELVNPVKVNSVLSTTAGSIDSSSSTSMFPVGGNVYPDGLYYTRILVGKPEDGHYYHLDIDTGSDLTWIQCDAPCTSCAKGANQLYKPKHDNLVRSSEPLCVEVQRNQMTEHFESLQQCDYEIEYADHSYSMGVLTKDRFHLKLHNGSLAQSDVVFGCGYDQQGLLLNTLLKTDGILGLSRAKISLPSQLASRGIISNVVGHCLASDLNGEGYIFMGSDLVPSHGITWVPMLHHSRLEVYQMQVTKMSYGNAMLSLDGENGRVGKALFDTGSSYTYFPNQAYTQLVTSLQEFSGLELIRDDSDKTLPICWRAKTNFPISSLSDVKKFFRPITLQIGSKWLIISRKLLIQPEDYLIITDKGNVCLGILDGSSVHDGSTIIIGDISMRGHLIVYDNVKQRIGWMKSDCVRPREFDHIL; from the exons ATGGAGCCAAATCTTCATGACCAGCAACAACAACGAGTCCACGGCGTAGTCGTAATCACTCTCCCACCATCTGATGACCCTTCACAAGGCAAAACAATCTCTGCCTTCACCCTCACTGATCACGATTACCCACCCGAGGAAGACCTAAACCCGAGTTTTCAACCCGACCCGCTTCACCGAAACCCGCAATTTCATCTCTGGTTCTCGGATCTCTCCATGAGTTCTCCGAGATTAGTTCTGAGTCTTCTCGGTATCTCGCTTATCGCGATTGCTCTGTACGGCTCTGTTTTCTCCAACTCTGTTACGATGTTTAGGGTTTCTGATGAGAGGAACCGTGACGACGATAACAGCGACCgcgaaacgacgtcgtttgttTTCCCTGTGTATCACAAATTGAGGGCTCGAGAGTTTCATGACCGGATCTTAGCGGAAGGTTTGGGTGTAGAGAATGGAATCTTTGTTGAACCAATGGATTTAGAGCTGGTCAACCCTGTGAAAGTCAACAGTGTTTTATCTACAACCGCTGGTTCTATCGACTCATCCTCCTCCACTTCGATGTTCCCCGTCGGTGGTAACGTGTATCCAGATGG GCTGTATTATACACGGATTCTTGTTGGAAAGCCGGAAGATGGACACTACTATCATCTTGATATTGATACTGGAAGTGACTTGACTTGGATCCAATGTGACGCGCCTTGCACTAGTTGTGCTAAG GGAGCTAATCAACTATATAAGCCAAAACACGATAACTTGGTTCGATCTTCGGAGCCCTTATGCGTAGAAGTCCAACGGAATCAAATGACAGAACATTTTGAGAGTTTACAACAGTGTGACTACGAGATTGAATATGCTGATCATAGCTATTCCATGGGAGTTCTCACCAAAGATAGGTTTCATCTCAAACTCCACAACGGATCACTAGCCCAGTCAGATGTAGTTTTCGG GTGCGGATATGATCAGCAAGGGCTACTGTTGAACACTCTGCTAAAGACAGACGGGATTCTCGGTTTAAGCAGAGCTAAAATTAGCTTACCTTCTCAACTTGCAAGCCGAGGTATTATCAGCAATGTGGTTGGCCATTGCCTTGCCTCTGATTTAAACGGTGAAGGATATATTTTCATGGGAAGTGATTTGGTTCCATCACATGGAATCACATGGGTTCCTATGCTTCACCATTCCCGTTT GGAAGTTTATCAGATGCAAGTTACAAAGATGAGCTACGGGAACGCTATGCTTAGCTTAGATGGGGAAAACGGAAGAGTAGGGAAAGCCTTGTTTGATACAGGAAGTTCCTATACGTACTTCCCTAACCAGGCTTATACCCAATTGGTCACATCA CTTCAAGAATTTTCTGGTTTAGAATTAATACGCGATGATTCAGACAAAACGCTGCCTATCTGCTGGAGAGCTAAAACTAACTTCCCCATCAG TTCCTTGTCAGATGTTAAGAAGTTCTTCAGACCAATAACTCTACAAATTGGGAGCAAATGGTTGATCATATCAAGAAAACTTTTGATTCAACCCGAGGATTACTTGATCATCACC GACAAAGGAAATGTTTGTCTGGGGATATTAGATGGAAGCAGTGTTCATGATGGTTCCACCATTATTATTGGAG atATATCGATGCGAGGACACTTGATCGTCTATGACAATGTGAAACAGAGGATCGGATGGATGAAATCAGATTGCGTTCGGCCTCGTGAGTTTGATCACATATTGTGA